In Aequorivita sp. H23M31, a single window of DNA contains:
- a CDS encoding T9SS type A sorting domain-containing protein, translated as MKKITFLSIAILFANTIICQVPQFERDALMALYNSTDGPNWVENTNWGSSNPVSTWHGVTVENIEGNDHVTWLNLPSNGLLGTLSPELVNLTELTFLGLFDNQLSGNLPVFISDFSKLTILALDYNDFTGSIPGEYANLTAMESLYFSANNLTGEVSNIFSAMPNLERLYLGENNLEGNLDLSANENVRLVYLLDNNLLKIDLRNGNNQGLERLIVTNNPELTCIFVDDKNNVPQEWTKDATATYVETQAECDALGTEDIHAISFAIYPNPSKGHFIINTNSDVDSVSIYDISGKQIKTFKQQSEYDVTDLAKGLYLLKIQNNKGSQIEKFLVE; from the coding sequence ATGAAGAAAATTACATTCCTAAGCATTGCGATATTATTCGCAAACACTATAATCTGCCAAGTACCCCAATTCGAAAGGGATGCCTTAATGGCACTTTACAACAGTACCGATGGCCCAAACTGGGTCGAAAATACTAATTGGGGTTCTAGTAATCCTGTTTCCACGTGGCACGGAGTAACCGTTGAAAATATTGAAGGAAACGACCATGTTACTTGGCTAAATTTACCAAGCAACGGCCTCCTGGGCACCCTATCTCCAGAATTGGTCAATCTAACAGAATTGACATTCCTGGGTCTCTTCGACAACCAACTATCTGGTAATTTGCCAGTTTTTATTTCCGATTTTAGCAAACTAACTATTCTGGCACTTGATTACAATGATTTTACTGGAAGCATCCCAGGCGAATATGCAAATCTAACGGCAATGGAAAGCTTGTACTTTAGTGCGAATAACCTCACCGGCGAGGTTTCAAATATTTTTTCGGCTATGCCAAATCTGGAGCGGTTATACTTGGGCGAGAACAATCTTGAAGGTAATTTGGATTTAAGTGCTAATGAGAATGTAAGGTTGGTTTATCTTTTAGACAACAATCTCTTAAAAATAGATCTTAGGAATGGAAACAATCAGGGTCTTGAAAGACTTATTGTAACCAACAATCCAGAATTGACCTGTATTTTTGTCGATGACAAAAACAATGTTCCCCAAGAGTGGACAAAAGATGCTACAGCTACCTATGTAGAAACACAAGCCGAATGTGATGCTCTTGGTACCGAAGATATTCACGCCATTTCATTTGCTATTTATCCAAATCCGTCGAAAGGTCATTTTATTATCAACACGAATTCAGATGTTGATTCTGTTTCCATTTATGATATTTCCGGAAAACAGATCAAAACTTTTAAGCAACAAAGTGAATATGATGTCACTGATCTCGCCAAAGGCTTGTATTTGTTAAAGATTCAAAATAATAAAGGCTCGCAGATTGAAAAATTTCTTGTTGAATAA
- a CDS encoding pyruvate dehydrogenase complex E1 component subunit beta, whose translation MKTLQFREAIAEAMSEEMRRDDTIYLMGEEVAEYNGAYKASKGMLDEFGAKRVIDTPISENGFSGIGVGSAMNGNRPIIEFMTFNFSLVAIDQIINNAAKMRQMSGGQFNIPIVFRGPTASAGQLAATHSQAFESWYANCPGLKVVVPSNPADAKGLLKSAIRDDDPVIFMESEQMYGDKGEVPEGEYLIPLGVAEIKRKGKDVTIVSFGKIIKEAYKAADDLAKEGIECEIIDLRTVRPMDKDTILESVKKTNRLVILEEAWPFGNVATEISYIVQNEAFDYLDAPIIKINTADTPAPYSPALFKEWLPSSEDVVKAVKKVLYK comes from the coding sequence ATGAAGACATTACAATTCAGAGAGGCAATAGCAGAAGCAATGAGCGAGGAGATGCGTCGGGACGATACTATATATTTAATGGGTGAGGAAGTTGCCGAATATAATGGAGCATACAAGGCCAGTAAAGGAATGCTTGATGAATTTGGTGCCAAACGAGTAATAGATACACCAATTTCAGAAAATGGATTTTCGGGAATTGGAGTTGGTTCAGCAATGAATGGCAATAGACCGATCATTGAATTTATGACGTTTAATTTCTCGCTTGTGGCAATTGACCAAATAATAAACAACGCCGCGAAAATGAGACAAATGAGCGGTGGCCAATTCAATATTCCCATCGTTTTTCGTGGACCAACTGCATCAGCCGGTCAGTTGGCCGCCACCCATAGCCAAGCTTTTGAAAGTTGGTATGCCAACTGCCCAGGTTTAAAAGTAGTTGTTCCCAGTAATCCTGCAGATGCCAAGGGTCTTTTAAAAAGTGCTATTCGCGATGATGACCCGGTTATCTTTATGGAAAGTGAACAGATGTACGGCGATAAAGGTGAGGTGCCGGAAGGAGAATATCTTATTCCTCTTGGAGTTGCCGAAATCAAACGTAAAGGAAAAGATGTAACAATTGTTTCTTTTGGAAAAATTATTAAGGAAGCATACAAAGCAGCCGATGATTTGGCTAAAGAAGGAATTGAATGCGAAATTATAGACCTGCGCACAGTAAGACCCATGGATAAGGACACAATTCTTGAATCTGTAAAGAAAACAAACCGTCTGGTAATTTTGGAAGAGGCGTGGCCTTTCGGAAATGTTGCAACGGAAATTTCGTATATCGTTCAAAATGAAGCTTTCGATTATCTGGACGCCCCTATTATTAAAATCAACACTGCCGATACACCTGCACCTTATTCTCCAGCCTTGTTCAAAGAATGGTTGCCAAGTAGTGAGGACGTGGTTAAGGCGGTTAAAAAGGTCCTGTATAAATAA
- a CDS encoding FHA domain-containing protein, with protein sequence METKVFIVGREPKVSNKEISILVNDPTNRVSKSHCRISFDGLNLFIEDLNSTNGTYINGDRIDSGTKIDFSSSISLGRSFPLNLDILNISKKKEVYFSNEDDVIEGLPHKNENRSRGLKNNLPPYNENALSSQELLKYDEKIAIKSKIDPEKQRRKINPLLLIAVFLGILLLGGGGYYFANEYSPQSSGEASALLLTAENHYNSGEYKKAHEIYSQVLSRSPENKIAQKRVSELISENEVFQRRSSDSVMQLFLQTKSLEDFDPNDSILGYKIITGFNHIYGVLDTLRNNSRIINEPIILNKTLHDLEISNHYFTANALYSSGQGMEALENLNRALEIGTNPHVENLKNSISTSLNIPEVEIIKEEVPLKVGIVAFNNTQIPPIFVGCPYNMSSSELRECFNKSFKEFLDGRISPKDYYNLPLKTGIQKVKVSFVVGKDGNIKEIGVAAPHKKIEDDIYFALHNLKGIKPGFRNHVPVEVSYTNTYSFEVVAKKNNLAEVTKKETTMGAREPINSSRKQAVSMNMVERAPVFPGCEDLKGGALVACSTENINHFITEYVDYRSLAAAGIPKGSHEFIVRFQIDEQGKPENINVVSPLETIQREVIKVINQMPKLEPATYRSETALVDFSARLTIEVE encoded by the coding sequence ATGGAGACTAAAGTTTTTATTGTTGGGCGGGAACCAAAGGTGTCAAATAAGGAAATATCCATCTTGGTTAATGATCCTACCAACCGAGTAAGCAAAAGCCATTGCCGTATTTCTTTCGATGGATTAAATCTTTTTATTGAAGACCTGAACTCTACAAATGGTACCTACATTAATGGAGACCGAATCGACTCTGGAACCAAAATAGATTTTTCCAGTTCCATAAGTTTGGGACGAAGTTTTCCCCTTAATTTGGATATTTTAAATATTTCGAAGAAGAAGGAGGTCTATTTTTCAAATGAAGATGATGTAATTGAAGGGCTCCCACATAAAAATGAAAATCGCTCTCGAGGATTGAAGAATAATTTGCCACCTTACAATGAAAATGCTTTGTCATCTCAAGAGTTGCTCAAGTATGACGAAAAGATTGCGATTAAATCAAAAATTGATCCTGAAAAACAAAGGAGGAAGATTAACCCCTTACTATTAATAGCTGTTTTTTTAGGAATCTTGCTACTGGGTGGAGGTGGCTACTATTTTGCGAATGAATATAGCCCCCAATCATCTGGTGAAGCATCCGCTTTACTGCTAACCGCTGAAAATCACTATAACTCTGGAGAATATAAAAAGGCACACGAAATCTACAGTCAGGTTCTTTCACGATCTCCTGAAAACAAAATTGCACAAAAGAGAGTTTCTGAGCTTATTTCTGAAAATGAGGTTTTTCAGCGGCGAAGTTCAGATAGTGTGATGCAATTATTCTTACAGACCAAATCTCTTGAAGATTTTGATCCCAATGACTCTATCCTGGGTTATAAGATTATAACTGGTTTTAACCATATATATGGGGTCCTTGATACGCTGAGGAATAATTCCAGAATAATTAATGAGCCTATAATTTTAAATAAGACTCTTCACGATCTCGAGATATCCAATCATTATTTCACCGCAAATGCGCTATATAGTTCGGGACAAGGAATGGAGGCTTTGGAGAATCTGAATAGGGCTTTAGAAATAGGAACCAATCCGCACGTGGAAAATCTAAAAAACTCGATTTCAACTTCCCTGAATATTCCAGAAGTAGAGATTATAAAGGAAGAAGTTCCTTTAAAAGTTGGAATTGTAGCCTTCAATAATACTCAAATTCCACCCATTTTTGTCGGCTGTCCTTATAATATGAGCTCTTCGGAACTTCGGGAATGTTTCAATAAGAGCTTCAAAGAATTTTTGGATGGACGAATCAGTCCGAAGGATTATTATAATCTGCCGTTAAAAACTGGAATTCAAAAAGTAAAAGTTTCTTTTGTCGTCGGTAAGGATGGCAATATAAAGGAGATCGGCGTGGCGGCTCCACATAAAAAAATAGAGGACGACATTTATTTTGCACTCCACAATCTCAAGGGGATAAAACCTGGGTTTAGAAACCACGTTCCGGTGGAGGTGTCGTATACTAATACTTACTCCTTTGAAGTTGTTGCAAAGAAAAACAACCTTGCAGAGGTCACTAAAAAGGAGACAACTATGGGAGCTAGAGAGCCAATCAATTCCTCTAGGAAGCAGGCTGTTTCTATGAATATGGTGGAGCGGGCGCCGGTTTTTCCAGGTTGTGAGGATCTAAAAGGAGGTGCTTTGGTTGCCTGCTCTACGGAAAACATAAATCATTTTATCACGGAATATGTAGATTATCGAAGTTTAGCTGCGGCTGGAATTCCTAAAGGATCGCACGAATTTATCGTGAGATTTCAGATAGATGAACAGGGTAAACCCGAAAATATAAATGTGGTCTCACCTCTAGAGACTATTCAACGAGAAGTTATAAAAGTGATTAACCAAATGCCAAAACTAGAACCAGCTACATACAGGTCTGAGACTGCCCTCGTAGATTTTAGTGCCAGATTGACCATTGAGGTGGAATAG